A genomic segment from Pseudomonas sessilinigenes encodes:
- a CDS encoding DMT family transporter, whose translation MTKQNVMGASQWGQLLVLSVLWGGSFFFIGIAVKELPPLTIVLLRLCLAALALLAVLRITGLKLPTDRQAWQAFLGMGLLNNLVPFSLIVWGQTHIASSLAAILNATTPLFAVLVAHLLTADEKLTGNKLAGVTVGFIGVAIMIGTDALAGLGEQSGAQLAVLGAALSYALAGIFGRRFKAMGIAPLPSATGQVCASSLLLMPLALLVDRPWTLALPSLPVWAALLGIALLSTALAYVLFFRILASAGATNLMLVTFLIPVSAIVLGALVLGEHLHAKHLLGMTLITLGLVAIDGRVFKRLARAKDKPVDRESFLGRDI comes from the coding sequence ATGACCAAGCAGAATGTCATGGGCGCCTCGCAATGGGGCCAGTTGCTGGTGCTGTCCGTCCTGTGGGGCGGTTCGTTCTTTTTCATCGGTATCGCCGTCAAGGAGCTGCCGCCCTTGACCATCGTCCTGCTGCGCCTGTGCCTGGCGGCCCTTGCCCTGCTGGCAGTGCTGCGGATCACGGGCCTGAAACTGCCCACCGACCGCCAGGCGTGGCAAGCGTTCCTCGGCATGGGATTGCTGAACAACCTGGTGCCCTTCAGCCTGATCGTCTGGGGCCAGACCCACATCGCCAGCAGCCTGGCGGCGATCCTCAATGCCACCACGCCCCTGTTCGCAGTTCTGGTGGCCCACCTGCTGACCGCCGATGAAAAACTCACCGGCAACAAGCTGGCCGGTGTCACGGTGGGGTTCATCGGCGTGGCGATCATGATTGGCACCGATGCCCTGGCCGGCCTCGGTGAGCAGTCGGGCGCCCAGTTGGCCGTGCTGGGGGCAGCGTTGTCCTATGCCCTGGCCGGAATCTTCGGCCGGCGCTTCAAGGCCATGGGCATTGCTCCGCTGCCCAGCGCCACCGGACAGGTCTGCGCCTCCAGCCTGTTGCTGATGCCCCTGGCATTGCTGGTGGACCGACCCTGGACCCTGGCCCTGCCGAGCCTGCCGGTGTGGGCCGCCTTGCTGGGCATTGCCCTGTTGTCCACGGCCCTGGCCTACGTGCTGTTCTTCCGCATTCTGGCCAGCGCCGGCGCCACCAACCTGATGCTGGTGACGTTCCTGATTCCGGTCAGCGCCATCGTGCTGGGCGCCCTGGTCCTGGGCGAACACCTGCACGCCAAGCACCTGCTGGGCATGACCCTGATCACCCTGGGCCTGGTGGCCATCGACGGCCGCGTGTTCAAGCGCCTGGCCCGAGCGAAGGACAAACCCGTGGATCGCGAGAGCTTTCTGGGCCGGGACATCTAG
- a CDS encoding GNAT family N-acetyltransferase yields the protein MPLFETPRLIGRPLSREDLPALTAILSDPWVMKHSLRGVCDEQATSRFIDECLVCYAEQGMGPWALVEKGTGELVGFCGVSPEQVGGVQEANLGYRLARRFWNRGLATEAVRGVLA from the coding sequence GTGCCGCTATTCGAAACCCCACGCCTTATCGGGCGCCCGCTGTCTCGCGAGGACTTGCCGGCACTGACGGCAATCCTCAGCGACCCTTGGGTGATGAAGCATTCCCTGCGTGGCGTGTGCGATGAACAGGCCACCAGCCGGTTCATCGACGAGTGCCTGGTTTGCTACGCCGAACAGGGCATGGGGCCCTGGGCCCTGGTGGAGAAGGGCACCGGCGAATTGGTGGGGTTCTGCGGAGTCAGTCCCGAACAGGTGGGCGGGGTCCAGGAAGCCAACCTGGGCTATCGCCTGGCTCGGCGTTTCTGGAACCGCGGCCTGGCCACCGAAGCGGTGCGTGGCGTCCTGGCATGA
- the yfcF gene encoding glutathione transferase, with product MTASRPRLYVDAQFTSPYAMSVFVALREKGIDFEMLPLDLDAEQNRSQDYARLSQTQRVPTLIHEGFALSESSAITEYLEELFPQVPVYPKTPRQRAKARQVQAWLRSDLLPIRQERSTLVVFYGQRGEPLSAQAQVAAAKLIDAAQALLEDGRQYLFDTWSIADVDLALMLNRLVLNGDPVPANLVDYAQHQWQRPAVQEWVQLQRPAL from the coding sequence GTGACCGCTTCCCGCCCGCGCCTGTACGTCGATGCCCAGTTCACCAGCCCCTATGCCATGTCCGTATTCGTGGCGCTACGGGAGAAAGGCATCGATTTCGAAATGCTCCCGCTGGACCTCGACGCCGAACAGAACCGCAGCCAGGACTATGCCCGGCTGTCCCAGACCCAACGGGTACCGACGCTGATCCATGAAGGGTTCGCGCTGTCCGAATCCTCGGCCATCACCGAATACCTGGAAGAGCTGTTCCCCCAGGTCCCGGTCTATCCCAAGACGCCACGCCAACGGGCCAAGGCCCGCCAGGTACAGGCCTGGCTGCGCAGCGACCTGCTGCCGATCCGCCAGGAGCGCTCGACCCTGGTGGTGTTCTACGGCCAGCGCGGCGAGCCTTTGTCGGCCCAGGCCCAGGTGGCCGCGGCCAAGCTGATCGATGCGGCGCAAGCGCTGCTGGAGGACGGGCGCCAGTACCTGTTCGACACCTGGTCCATCGCCGATGTCGACCTGGCGCTGATGCTCAACCGCCTGGTGCTTAACGGCGACCCGGTACCGGCGAACCTGGTGGACTACGCCCAGCACCAATGGCAGCGCCCGGCGGTGCAGGAATGGGTGCAGTTGCAGCGCCCGGCACTGTAG
- a CDS encoding DUF1993 domain-containing protein translates to MSIHAVTVTCFAQMLHTLETLLAKGEEHARKLGFDPQNLLDARLAPDMYDLAAQVRFTCTQAREAVERLSGQSVSTLPTPANMAEAKALIRQTVAFLADADGRLIDDSGARAVAIELPNAIAFDMTGEEYARNWATPQFYFHLVTAYNILRHNGVPLGKAEYAQHMLAYLRQAPVAG, encoded by the coding sequence ATGTCGATCCATGCTGTGACCGTCACCTGTTTCGCCCAGATGCTGCATACCCTGGAGACCCTGCTGGCCAAGGGCGAGGAACATGCCCGGAAGCTGGGTTTCGACCCGCAGAACCTGCTGGATGCGCGCCTGGCCCCGGATATGTACGATCTGGCGGCGCAGGTGCGTTTTACCTGTACCCAGGCCCGGGAAGCGGTGGAGCGCCTGAGCGGCCAATCGGTCAGCACACTGCCGACGCCGGCCAACATGGCCGAGGCCAAGGCACTGATCCGCCAGACCGTGGCGTTTCTCGCCGATGCCGATGGTCGATTGATCGATGACAGCGGTGCGCGGGCCGTGGCTATCGAACTGCCCAACGCCATCGCCTTCGACATGACTGGTGAGGAGTACGCACGTAACTGGGCCACGCCACAGTTCTATTTCCACCTGGTCACCGCCTACAACATCCTGCGCCACAACGGTGTGCCGCTGGGCAAGGCCGAGTACGCGCAACACATGCTCGCCTACCTGCGCCAGGCCCCGGTCGCCGGCTGA
- a CDS encoding PLP-dependent aminotransferase family protein codes for MARARYKQLVDSFASDIRNGVLAPGTRLPTHRELATREGLALVTASRVYAELEAMGLVSGEAGRGTFVRETALPPGQGVDQQATAAGTLDLNFNYPALPGQAELLRGALRQLASSGDLETLLRYQPHAGRLHERAQVARYLACRGLPVEAERVLMVSGAQHGLSIAAMALLKPGDVVATDALTYPGFKVVADAHGLELLAIPLTPRGPDLAAFERLCRQRRVRAVYAMPTLHNPMGWVLDLPWRQRLVAIAREQRLLIIEDGAYAFLAENPPAPLAALAPDITLYVSGFSKNVAAGLRVGYLVAPPAWTQRLERAIRATTWSNPGVMSAMTCTWLEDGTVARLEREKREDARQRQALARELLEGLEQIAHPNSYFLWLPLPEEVRADQVAMALLRENISVSTAEPFVSAAPVPHAIRLALGSVSLAELREALVKVRQVIAHYAY; via the coding sequence ATGGCTCGTGCTCGCTACAAGCAACTGGTGGACAGCTTTGCCAGTGATATCCGCAACGGTGTGCTGGCTCCCGGCACCCGCTTGCCCACCCATCGCGAACTGGCAACCAGGGAAGGGCTGGCCCTGGTGACCGCCTCGCGGGTGTATGCCGAGCTCGAGGCCATGGGCCTGGTCAGTGGCGAGGCCGGTCGCGGCACGTTTGTCCGCGAGACCGCCTTGCCGCCAGGGCAGGGGGTGGACCAGCAGGCCACCGCAGCCGGCACCCTGGACCTCAACTTCAACTACCCGGCCTTGCCCGGGCAGGCCGAACTGTTACGCGGTGCATTGCGCCAGCTGGCCTCCAGTGGCGACCTGGAGACCCTGCTGCGCTACCAGCCCCATGCGGGTCGACTGCATGAGCGGGCCCAGGTGGCGCGGTACCTGGCCTGTCGTGGCTTGCCGGTGGAGGCCGAGCGGGTGCTGATGGTCAGTGGCGCCCAGCATGGCTTGTCGATTGCCGCCATGGCATTGCTCAAGCCCGGCGATGTGGTGGCTACCGATGCCTTGACCTACCCGGGCTTCAAGGTGGTGGCGGACGCCCATGGCCTGGAATTGCTGGCCATTCCACTGACGCCGCGGGGACCTGACCTTGCGGCCTTCGAGCGCCTGTGCCGGCAGCGGCGGGTGAGGGCGGTGTATGCCATGCCGACCTTGCACAATCCCATGGGCTGGGTCCTGGACCTGCCCTGGCGCCAGCGCCTGGTGGCGATCGCCCGGGAGCAGCGGCTGCTGATCATCGAAGATGGCGCCTACGCGTTTCTCGCCGAGAACCCGCCTGCCCCCCTGGCCGCCCTGGCCCCGGACATCACGCTTTATGTGTCCGGTTTTTCCAAGAACGTTGCAGCGGGCCTGCGGGTGGGTTACCTGGTGGCCCCGCCGGCCTGGACGCAGCGGCTCGAGCGGGCGATCCGCGCCACGACCTGGAGCAATCCCGGGGTGATGAGTGCAATGACCTGCACCTGGCTGGAGGACGGTACCGTGGCCCGCCTGGAACGGGAGAAACGCGAGGATGCGCGCCAGCGCCAGGCGTTGGCGCGGGAGCTGCTGGAGGGCCTGGAGCAGATCGCTCATCCCAACTCCTACTTCCTTTGGTTGCCGCTGCCCGAGGAAGTACGAGCCGATCAGGTCGCCATGGCGCTGCTACGCGAGAATATCTCGGTGTCCACGGCCGAACCCTTTGTCAGTGCCGCACCGGTGCCCCATGCGATCCGCCTGGCCCTGGGCTCGGTGAGCCTGGCGGAATTGCGTGAGGCACTGGTCAAGGTCCGGCAGGTCATCGCGCACTATGCCTATTGA
- a CDS encoding CPBP family glutamic-type intramembrane protease: protein MISAAASLGHYFFYLLPGLGLYALWFGLTPRHLVGLRIAILLLGFILLRDVMTPLQFWSLGPGAQIGFIANPLVLAGLGLLSLGTLACLARIAPELWALVVWERRGWLVGLALGLFAGLALGLPLRLHAGIGLEQASGSWLLGMALLALGGNALEEVLFRGLLQGHLEQACEPWRAALLSALAFAACHGFLALSVTGVGWPVLLFTLLEGLVCAGLRLRHGVLAATAAHATVIWLIAVPM, encoded by the coding sequence ATGATCTCGGCCGCGGCGTCACTCGGGCATTACTTCTTCTACCTGCTTCCGGGCCTGGGGCTCTATGCCCTGTGGTTCGGCCTGACTCCCAGGCACCTGGTGGGGCTGCGTATCGCGATCCTGCTGCTGGGGTTCATCCTGCTGCGGGATGTGATGACACCGTTGCAGTTCTGGTCGTTGGGCCCAGGTGCGCAGATCGGCTTTATCGCCAACCCCCTGGTGTTGGCGGGCCTGGGGTTGTTGTCGCTGGGTACGCTGGCCTGCCTGGCGCGAATCGCTCCCGAGCTCTGGGCCCTGGTGGTCTGGGAACGTCGTGGGTGGTTGGTGGGGCTGGCCCTGGGGTTGTTCGCCGGGTTGGCCCTGGGGCTGCCCTTGCGCCTGCATGCCGGTATCGGCCTGGAGCAGGCAAGTGGCTCCTGGCTGCTGGGCATGGCATTGCTGGCCTTGGGTGGCAATGCCCTGGAGGAAGTGCTGTTTCGAGGCCTGCTCCAGGGGCATCTGGAGCAGGCCTGCGAGCCGTGGCGGGCGGCATTGCTCAGTGCCCTGGCGTTCGCTGCCTGCCATGGTTTCCTGGCTTTGAGCGTCACCGGCGTGGGCTGGCCGGTGCTGCTGTTCACGCTGTTGGAAGGGCTGGTGTGCGCAGGCTTGCGCCTGCGCCACGGAGTACTGGCAGCGACCGCGGCCCATGCCACGGTGATCTGGTTGATCGCCGTGCCGATGTGA
- the metE gene encoding 5-methyltetrahydropteroyltriglutamate--homocysteine S-methyltransferase — protein MALAHSLGFPRIGRDRELKKAQEAFWKGELDEAGLRAVGRELRQAHWALQKNAGIELLPVGDFAWYDQVLTHSLMFDVVPERFRPQNGPATLQTLFGMARGVSDTCCGGAHAQEMTKWFDTNYHYLVPEFSADQQFQLGWEQLFEEVEEARALGHQVKPVVLGPLTYLWLGKAKGSDFDKLELLERLLPLYGQIFQRLAAQGVEWVQIDEPILVLDLPQEWKNAFERAYNLIQRDPLKKLLATYFGGLEENLGLAANLPVDGLHIDLVRGPDQYPSILDRLPAYKVLSLGVVNGRNVWRCDLEKALATLRHAQERVGERLWVAPSCSLLHSPVDLAREDQLDPELKGWLAFAVQKCEEVALLAQAVNQPQAPTVLKALEHSRGVQASRATSPRIHKPVVQARVAAITARDSQRQSLFAQRIAKQRAGLALPLFPTTTIGSFPQTASIRLARQSFKQGKLSVAEYTKAMQSEIRHAVQIQERLGLDVLVHGEAERNDMVEYFAEQLDGYVFTRFGWVQSYGSRCVKPAVIFGDLSRPRAMTVEWIRYAQGLTDKVMKGMLTGPVTMLMWSFPREDVSREVQARQLALAIRDEVVDLEAAGIRIVQIDEAAFREGLPLRRAQWQHYLDWATEVFRLCACGVRDETQIHTHMCYSEFNDVIESIAAMDADVITIETSRSDMELLEAFEAFAYPNEIGPGVYDIHSPRVPDASEMANLLRKAAKRIPAERLWVNPDCGLKTRGWPETEAALVHMVTAARQLRKELA, from the coding sequence ATGGCTTTGGCTCATTCCCTCGGATTTCCGCGCATTGGCCGCGACCGCGAACTGAAAAAGGCCCAGGAAGCGTTCTGGAAGGGCGAACTCGATGAGGCTGGCTTGCGCGCCGTGGGTCGCGAGCTGCGCCAGGCGCACTGGGCACTGCAGAAAAACGCCGGCATCGAGCTGCTGCCAGTGGGCGATTTCGCCTGGTACGACCAGGTCCTGACCCATTCCCTGATGTTCGACGTGGTCCCCGAGCGGTTCCGCCCACAGAACGGCCCGGCTACCCTGCAGACCCTGTTCGGCATGGCCCGTGGTGTCAGCGACACCTGCTGCGGCGGTGCCCATGCCCAGGAGATGACCAAGTGGTTCGACACCAACTACCACTACCTGGTCCCGGAGTTCAGCGCCGACCAGCAGTTCCAGCTGGGCTGGGAGCAATTGTTCGAGGAGGTCGAGGAAGCCCGGGCCCTGGGTCACCAGGTCAAGCCGGTGGTGCTTGGTCCGCTGACCTACCTATGGCTGGGCAAGGCCAAGGGCAGCGACTTCGACAAGCTGGAGCTGTTGGAGCGCTTGCTGCCGTTGTACGGGCAGATCTTCCAGCGCCTGGCGGCGCAAGGCGTGGAGTGGGTGCAGATCGATGAGCCGATCCTGGTGCTGGACCTGCCGCAAGAATGGAAGAACGCCTTCGAGCGGGCCTACAACCTGATCCAGCGCGATCCCCTGAAAAAGCTGCTAGCCACCTATTTCGGCGGGCTGGAGGAGAACCTCGGCCTGGCCGCCAACCTGCCGGTGGACGGCCTGCACATCGACCTGGTGCGCGGCCCTGACCAATACCCGAGCATTCTCGACCGCCTGCCAGCCTACAAGGTGCTGTCGCTGGGGGTGGTCAACGGCCGCAACGTCTGGCGCTGTGACCTGGAAAAGGCCTTGGCGACCCTGCGCCATGCCCAGGAGCGGGTCGGCGAACGGCTGTGGGTGGCGCCTTCCTGCTCCCTATTGCACAGCCCGGTGGACCTGGCCCGGGAAGACCAGCTCGATCCTGAGCTCAAGGGCTGGCTGGCCTTCGCCGTGCAGAAGTGCGAGGAAGTGGCGCTGCTGGCCCAGGCCGTCAACCAGCCGCAGGCACCGACCGTCCTCAAGGCCTTGGAGCACAGCCGTGGCGTGCAGGCCAGCCGGGCCACCTCGCCGAGGATCCACAAGCCGGTGGTGCAGGCGCGGGTGGCGGCGATCACCGCTAGGGACAGCCAGCGCCAGTCGCTGTTCGCCCAACGGATCGCCAAGCAGCGCGCCGGCCTGGCCCTGCCGCTGTTTCCCACCACGACCATTGGTTCGTTCCCGCAGACAGCCTCCATCCGCCTGGCGCGTCAGTCGTTCAAGCAGGGCAAGTTGAGCGTCGCCGAATACACCAAGGCCATGCAGAGCGAGATCCGCCATGCGGTGCAGATCCAGGAACGCCTGGGCCTGGACGTCCTGGTGCATGGCGAGGCCGAGCGCAACGACATGGTGGAGTATTTTGCCGAGCAGTTGGACGGCTACGTGTTCACCCGGTTCGGTTGGGTCCAGAGCTACGGTTCGCGCTGCGTCAAGCCGGCCGTGATCTTCGGCGACCTGAGCCGCCCACGGGCCATGACCGTGGAGTGGATCCGCTATGCCCAGGGCCTGACCGACAAGGTGATGAAGGGCATGCTCACCGGCCCCGTGACCATGCTGATGTGGTCGTTCCCCCGGGAGGACGTATCCCGCGAGGTCCAGGCGCGACAGTTGGCCCTGGCGATCCGCGACGAAGTGGTGGACCTGGAAGCCGCCGGCATCCGTATCGTGCAGATCGACGAAGCGGCGTTCCGCGAAGGCCTGCCGCTGCGCCGGGCGCAATGGCAGCACTACCTGGACTGGGCCACCGAGGTGTTCCGCCTGTGCGCCTGCGGGGTGCGTGACGAAACCCAGATCCACACCCACATGTGCTACAGCGAGTTCAACGATGTGATCGAGTCCATCGCGGCCATGGACGCCGATGTGATCACCATCGAGACCTCGCGCTCGGACATGGAGCTGCTGGAGGCCTTCGAGGCCTTCGCCTACCCTAACGAGATTGGCCCCGGGGTCTACGACATCCATTCACCGCGGGTGCCGGATGCCTCGGAAATGGCCAACCTGCTGCGCAAGGCCGCCAAGCGCATTCCTGCCGAGCGCTTGTGGGTCAACCCCGATTGCGGCCTGAAGACCCGTGGCTGGCCGGAGACCGAGGCCGCCCTGGTGCACATGGTCACCGCCGCTCGCCAGTTGCGCAAAGAACTGGCCTGA
- a CDS encoding bifunctional diaminohydroxyphosphoribosylaminopyrimidine deaminase/5-amino-6-(5-phosphoribosylamino)uracil reductase RibD, producing the protein MTSPAYFMQQALLAGRQALPGCLPNPPVGCVLVQGQQIVSQGFTQPPGEHHAEAMALERWPGDCSGLTAYVTLEPCSFQGRTPACAQALVQRGVARVVVAMLDPDPRNAGAGIRILREAGIEVQVGLLGAQAKEDLRAYLLADAP; encoded by the coding sequence ATGACTTCCCCCGCCTATTTCATGCAACAGGCCCTGCTTGCCGGGCGCCAAGCGTTGCCCGGCTGCTTGCCCAATCCACCGGTGGGCTGTGTGCTAGTGCAGGGCCAGCAGATCGTCAGCCAGGGTTTCACTCAGCCGCCAGGCGAGCATCATGCCGAAGCCATGGCGTTGGAGCGCTGGCCGGGCGACTGTAGCGGGCTTACTGCCTATGTCACCCTCGAGCCTTGTTCATTTCAGGGGCGCACGCCGGCTTGCGCGCAAGCCTTGGTGCAACGGGGCGTGGCTCGAGTGGTGGTCGCGATGCTCGATCCTGATCCGCGCAATGCCGGGGCCGGTATCCGCATTCTTCGGGAGGCGGGGATCGAGGTCCAGGTAGGGCTTTTGGGCGCGCAGGCCAAGGAGGATCTGCGGGCCTATCTGCTGGCAGACGCACCTTGA
- a CDS encoding DMT family transporter: MERTSNLQSPVLEKTSSGWLNGFLGVLIFSGSLPATRVAVAEFDPLFLTVARATIAGVLALAILLLFKERRPSMQQLLPLAVVALGVVLGFPLLTALALQYVTSAHSIVFLGLLPLATAVFGVIRGGERPRPVFWLFSILGSLLVMGYAFAQGLTASPQGDLLMLLSVLVCGLGYAEGAKLSRTLGGWQVISWALVLSLPLMIALSLFTLPATFSGISLPAWTSLAYVSLFSMLIGFVFWYRGLAQGGIAAVGQLQLLQPFFGLGLAAGLLHEQVSLGMLGVTIAVILCVVGARKFSK, translated from the coding sequence ATGGAACGGACATCGAACCTGCAATCCCCCGTGCTGGAAAAAACCTCCAGCGGCTGGCTCAACGGCTTTCTCGGCGTGCTGATCTTCAGCGGCTCGCTGCCGGCGACCCGGGTCGCGGTGGCGGAATTCGATCCGTTGTTCCTCACCGTCGCCCGCGCCACCATCGCCGGGGTGCTGGCCCTGGCGATCCTGCTGCTGTTCAAGGAGCGACGCCCGAGCATGCAGCAACTGCTGCCCCTGGCGGTCGTCGCCCTGGGCGTAGTCCTGGGCTTTCCGCTGCTCACTGCCCTGGCCCTGCAATACGTGACCTCGGCCCACTCCATCGTGTTCCTCGGCCTGCTGCCATTGGCCACTGCGGTATTCGGGGTGATCCGCGGCGGTGAGCGGCCACGCCCGGTGTTCTGGCTGTTCTCGATCCTGGGCAGCCTGCTGGTAATGGGGTACGCCTTCGCCCAGGGCCTGACGGCCTCGCCCCAGGGTGACTTGTTGATGCTGCTGTCGGTACTGGTCTGCGGCCTGGGTTATGCCGAGGGCGCCAAGCTGTCGCGGACCCTGGGCGGCTGGCAGGTGATCTCCTGGGCCCTGGTGCTGTCCTTGCCGCTGATGATCGCCCTGAGCCTGTTCACCCTGCCCGCTACATTCAGCGGCATCAGCCTGCCGGCCTGGACCAGCCTGGCCTATGTCTCGCTGTTCAGCATGCTGATCGGCTTTGTGTTCTGGTATCGCGGGCTGGCCCAGGGCGGCATTGCCGCCGTCGGCCAATTGCAGTTGCTGCAGCCGTTCTTCGGCCTGGGCCTGGCCGCCGGCCTGCTGCATGAACAGGTCAGCCTGGGCATGCTCGGGGTCACGATCGCGGTCATCCTCTGCGTCGTCGGCGCGCGCAAGTTCTCCAAATAG
- the gcvA gene encoding transcriptional regulator GcvA: MSMELPSLVALRAFEATARHLSVTLAAGELHVTPGAVSLQIKELEAALGVTLFVRRPRRLLLTASGEEYFATLRTAFRMIREATVELVGRTRLEVLVLSCTPSFAVQWLVPRLGQFEAKNPGVDVRISACNRVLDLARDGIDLAVRHGFGRYDGLVSERLLDDQLVPVCSPQLLGPEALLTLAELARLCLLHDEHRHDWRLWLEAAGGASLDEHQGRVFVDSNGAIEAAKAGLGVALVRRSLVARELAEGTLLAPMAQGIASDLAYYLVYPATALERPAVAALREWMLMEAGGVVTGAASPS, encoded by the coding sequence ATGAGCATGGAGTTGCCGTCCCTCGTCGCGTTACGTGCATTCGAAGCCACGGCGCGCCACCTGAGTGTGACCCTGGCGGCTGGCGAGCTGCACGTCACTCCCGGTGCGGTGAGCCTGCAGATCAAGGAACTGGAAGCGGCCCTGGGCGTGACGCTGTTCGTGCGTCGGCCCCGGCGGTTGCTCCTGACCGCTTCCGGCGAAGAGTACTTCGCCACCTTGCGAACGGCGTTTCGCATGATCCGCGAAGCCACTGTCGAGCTGGTGGGGCGCACGCGCCTGGAGGTGCTGGTGCTCAGTTGCACGCCGAGTTTCGCCGTGCAATGGCTGGTGCCGCGCCTGGGGCAATTCGAGGCAAAGAACCCTGGGGTGGATGTACGCATCAGCGCCTGCAACCGGGTGCTCGACCTGGCTCGCGATGGCATCGATCTTGCGGTTCGCCATGGCTTTGGCCGCTACGACGGCCTGGTCAGCGAGCGCCTGCTCGACGATCAGCTGGTGCCGGTGTGCAGCCCGCAGTTGCTGGGCCCGGAGGCCCTCCTGACACTGGCCGAGCTGGCGCGCCTGTGCCTGCTGCATGACGAGCATCGCCATGATTGGCGCCTGTGGCTCGAGGCGGCAGGCGGCGCGTCGCTCGATGAGCATCAGGGGCGGGTGTTCGTCGATAGCAACGGGGCCATCGAGGCGGCGAAAGCTGGCCTCGGCGTGGCCCTGGTCCGCCGCTCGCTGGTGGCGCGGGAGCTGGCCGAAGGGACGCTGCTGGCGCCCATGGCACAGGGCATCGCCAGCGATCTGGCCTACTACCTGGTGTATCCGGCCACTGCCCTCGAACGCCCGGCGGTGGCGGCATTGCGCGAGTGGATGCTGATGGAGGCGGGGGGCGTTGTTACCGGTGCTGCTTCGCCGTCCTGA
- a CDS encoding nucleotidyltransferase family protein, producing MTQAARVAAIIAADPLRRRLLQQVRALGLGDCWISAGFVRNAVWDHLHGRACSPLDSDVDVIWFDHRRCSAELDRQLEQVLLAVHPGVKWSVKNQARMHMKNGDSPYESSADAMTHWPETATAVAVRLTADDTCEVCAPLGLDDLLQLVIRPTAGFTRDKRPIFLERLGSKHWQGKWPLLRLEAG from the coding sequence GTGACCCAGGCCGCCCGGGTTGCGGCGATCATCGCCGCCGATCCGCTGCGCCGCCGCTTGCTGCAGCAGGTGCGGGCCCTGGGGCTTGGCGATTGCTGGATCAGCGCCGGATTCGTTCGCAATGCGGTGTGGGACCACCTGCACGGCCGGGCTTGCTCGCCCCTGGACAGCGATGTGGATGTCATCTGGTTTGATCACCGGCGCTGTTCTGCCGAGCTCGATCGACAACTGGAGCAAGTGCTGCTGGCGGTGCATCCGGGCGTGAAGTGGTCGGTGAAGAACCAGGCCCGCATGCATATGAAAAATGGTGATAGTCCTTATGAGTCCAGTGCCGATGCCATGACTCACTGGCCGGAAACCGCCACTGCGGTAGCGGTCAGGCTCACTGCCGACGACACCTGCGAAGTGTGCGCACCGCTGGGCCTCGACGATTTGTTGCAACTGGTGATCCGGCCGACGGCAGGGTTCACGCGGGACAAGCGACCGATCTTCCTGGAGCGGCTGGGTTCCAAGCATTGGCAGGGCAAGTGGCCGTTGCTCAGGTTGGAAGCCGGCTGA